One region of Streptomyces capillispiralis genomic DNA includes:
- the efeB gene encoding iron uptake transporter deferrochelatase/peroxidase subunit, which yields MADQSLSRARTPEATEAGPAAPATGNGISRRRLLGTAGATGLVLGASGAAVGYASAPAGATPLASVGEGRVEFHVKHQPGITQPLHARGHLIAFDLAPGAGRKEAAALLRRWSDTARRLMAGEPSAQDDTGVARDAGPSSLTLTFGFGHSFFGRTGLEKQRPAALDPLPDFSSDRLDKARSNGDLWVQIGADDALVAFHALRAVQKDAGSAARVRWQMNGFNRSPGATAHPMTARNLMGQVDGTRNPKPADSDFDRRIFVPEEGEPAWMANGSYVVVRRIRMLLDDWEKLPVTEQENVIGRRKSDGAPLSGGSETSEMDLEKTDSRGNLVVPFNAHARITRPDQNGGAAMLRRPFSYHDGIDADGAPDAGLLFICWQADPLRGFVPVQRKLDRGDALTPFVRHEASGLFAVPGGAAEGEYVGQRLLEG from the coding sequence ATGGCTGACCAGTCCCTTTCCCGAGCCCGTACCCCGGAGGCCACCGAGGCGGGGCCCGCCGCTCCTGCCACCGGGAACGGCATCTCCCGGCGACGGCTGCTCGGCACGGCCGGCGCCACCGGGCTCGTCCTCGGGGCGTCGGGCGCGGCCGTGGGATACGCCTCCGCGCCCGCCGGCGCCACTCCGCTGGCGTCGGTCGGCGAGGGCCGGGTGGAGTTTCACGTGAAACATCAGCCCGGCATCACCCAGCCCCTGCACGCCCGCGGTCATCTCATCGCCTTCGACCTCGCCCCCGGCGCCGGCCGCAAGGAGGCCGCCGCACTCCTGCGGCGTTGGTCGGACACCGCCCGGCGGCTGATGGCGGGTGAGCCGAGCGCACAGGACGACACCGGTGTGGCCCGCGACGCCGGCCCGTCCTCACTGACCCTCACCTTCGGCTTCGGTCACAGTTTCTTCGGGCGCACCGGCCTGGAGAAGCAGCGCCCGGCCGCCCTGGACCCGCTGCCCGACTTCTCCTCCGACCGGCTCGACAAGGCCCGCAGCAACGGTGACCTGTGGGTGCAGATCGGCGCCGACGACGCCCTCGTGGCCTTCCACGCCCTGCGTGCCGTGCAGAAGGACGCGGGCTCGGCGGCCCGGGTGCGCTGGCAGATGAACGGCTTCAACCGTTCACCGGGCGCCACCGCCCACCCCATGACGGCCCGCAATCTGATGGGCCAGGTCGACGGCACCCGCAACCCCAAGCCCGCCGACTCCGACTTCGACCGGCGGATCTTCGTGCCGGAGGAGGGCGAGCCCGCCTGGATGGCGAACGGCTCCTATGTCGTCGTACGCCGTATCCGGATGCTGCTGGACGACTGGGAGAAGCTGCCGGTCACGGAGCAGGAGAACGTCATCGGGCGCCGCAAGTCCGACGGGGCGCCGCTGTCCGGGGGCAGCGAGACGTCCGAGATGGACCTGGAGAAGACGGACTCCCGGGGCAACCTGGTCGTCCCCTTCAACGCCCACGCGCGGATCACCCGGCCCGACCAGAACGGCGGCGCGGCGATGCTCCGGCGGCCGTTCTCGTACCACGACGGCATCGACGCGGACGGGGCGCCGGACGCGGGTCTGCTGTTCATCTGCTGGCAGGCCGATCCCCTGCGCGGCTTCGTGCCTGTGCAGCGCAAGCTGGACCGGGGCGACGCCCTGACCCCGTTCGTCCGCCACGAGGCGAGCGGCCTCTTCGCGGTCCCGGGGGGCGCCGCCGAGGGGGAGTATGTGGGGCAGCGACTGCTGGAGGGATGA